The nucleotide window GAGGCGCTGGAGAAGAGGGAGGTGCCACAGATGCGATTCGAGTACGGCGAGGCGTCCGAGCAGAAAGCCTCGAAAGTTCACTTCGACGAAGAGCGCGATGCAGCCGATCAGCCAGGGCAACATGATGGCGAGCGGAATGCGGGCATGAGGGGTGTCTTTGAGAAAGGTGATGTCGAATCCCATGGCGGGAACGGCCTTGAGAATCATGACGCTGTTGAGGCAACCGAGCCCGAGGCCGATCACGAGACCCCGCCAGAAGCCGGACCTCAATCCGCGTGGGTGCAGACCGAGAAGCGGAAGCGGAGGGCGGGTGTGTATTGCCCATAAGGCGAGCGCGAGATAGGCGATCAGTTGCGGAGCGAATTGGATGAAGGGGTGTTTCTGCCAGGACGCGGGGAGTAGGTAGAACGCGACGGTCGCGGCGATCGGGAGCAGCGCCAGCGCCGCTCCCCATTCGTTGGCCTGAA belongs to Nitrospira sp. and includes:
- a CDS encoding CPBP family glutamic-type intramembrane protease — translated: MPTPEPSSCAATVQANEWGAALALLPIAATVAFYLLPASWQKHPFIQFAPQLIAYLALALWAIHTRPPLPLLGLHPRGLRSGFWRGLVIGLGLGCLNSVMILKAVPAMGFDITFLKDTPHARIPLAIMLPWLIGCIALFVEVNFRGFLLGRLAVLESHLWHLPLLQRLPPLALITSAVAFSFDPFMVTTFQHLHWIAIWDGLVWGTVRLKTNNLYIPIVAHAVEVIVMYSAVRAALL